Proteins encoded in a region of the Planococcus citri chromosome 1, ihPlaCitr1.1, whole genome shotgun sequence genome:
- the icln gene encoding methylosome subunit pICln isoform X2, producing MIAMVALEPPQEGIRLKEEHTLAYVNDVNKGLGVLYITENNIVWINECNSEGFTLNYPDISIFAVCTDQEKYSESCVYMLVDDESSSADDDSESNGDDDESKEMEIRFAPLEGTNVRDLFDCIQACNQLHPGPNDLNDSDNTTDDDNFDANDDDDESTGYTNGADDSGNLNQDKYE from the exons ATGATTGCCATGGTTGCGTTGGAACCTCCGCAAGAGGGCATTCGTTTGAAAGAGGAACACACATTAGCTTACGTAAACGATGTCAATAAAGGGCTAGGCGTTCTGTATATCACCGAAAA CAATATCGTATGGATAAACGAGTGCAATAGCGAAGGTTTCACGCTGAATTATCCCGATATTTCCATTTTTGCCGTGTGTACCGATCAAGAAAAGTATTCCGAAAGTTGCGTGTATATGTTGGTAGATGACGAGAGTTCAA gtGCTGACGACGATAGCGAGTCGAATGGCGACGATGACGAGAGTAAAGAAATGGAGATCAGATTTGCTCCGTTAGAAGGAACCAACGTTCGCGATTTATTCGATTGTATTCAAGCTTGCAATCAACTCCACCCCGGACCGAACG atttaaaCGATAGCGATAATACGACGGATGATGATAATTTCGATGctaatgacgatgatgatgagtCTACTGGCTACACTAATGGCGCCGATGATTCTGGAAATTTAAATCAAG ATAAGTacgaatga
- the icln gene encoding methylosome subunit pICln isoform X1, protein MIAMVALEPPQEGIRLKEEHTLAYVNDVNKGLGVLYITENNIVWINECNSEGFTLNYPDISIFAVCTDQEKYSESCVYMLVDDESSSADDDSESNGDDDESKEMEIRFAPLEGTNVRDLFDCIQACNQLHPGPNDLNDSDNTTDDDNFDANDDDDESTGYTNGADDSGNLNQDPTNPINGQFDDVE, encoded by the exons ATGATTGCCATGGTTGCGTTGGAACCTCCGCAAGAGGGCATTCGTTTGAAAGAGGAACACACATTAGCTTACGTAAACGATGTCAATAAAGGGCTAGGCGTTCTGTATATCACCGAAAA CAATATCGTATGGATAAACGAGTGCAATAGCGAAGGTTTCACGCTGAATTATCCCGATATTTCCATTTTTGCCGTGTGTACCGATCAAGAAAAGTATTCCGAAAGTTGCGTGTATATGTTGGTAGATGACGAGAGTTCAA gtGCTGACGACGATAGCGAGTCGAATGGCGACGATGACGAGAGTAAAGAAATGGAGATCAGATTTGCTCCGTTAGAAGGAACCAACGTTCGCGATTTATTCGATTGTATTCAAGCTTGCAATCAACTCCACCCCGGACCGAACG atttaaaCGATAGCGATAATACGACGGATGATGATAATTTCGATGctaatgacgatgatgatgagtCTACTGGCTACACTAATGGCGCCGATGATTCTGGAAATTTAAATCAAG ATCCCACGAATCCTATTAATGGTCAGTTCGACGATGTTGAATGA
- the SmD1 gene encoding probable small nuclear ribonucleoprotein Sm D1 has protein sequence MKLVRFLMKLSHETVTIELKNGNIVVGTILGVDIAMNTHLKSVKLVNKKESINLESISVRGNNIRYVILPESLPLETLLIDDTPKSKLKKKDARGGPVRGRGRGGPRRGGRGGRGRGRGGPRR, from the exons atgaaattagtCAG atttttaatgaaGCTGAGCCACGAAACCGTGACGATCGAACTAAAGAATGGCAATATCGTAGTTGGAACTATTTTAG GAGTTGATATCGCCATGAATACTCATTTGAAGTCTGTCAAGTTGGTAAATAAAAAAGAATCGATAAATTTGGAATCTATCAGCGTCCGAGGCAATAATATCAGATACGTAATTCTGCCGGAATCATTACCACTCGAAACGTTATTGATTGACGACACTCCCAAGAGTAAACTCAAGAAGAAAGATGCCAGAGGAG GTCCTGTTCGTGGAAGAGGAAGAGGCGGACCTCGTCGCGGTGGCCGTGGTGGAAGAGGCAGAGGACGCGGTGGTCCTCGAAGATGA
- the LOC135843508 gene encoding histidine-rich glycoprotein-like, producing MLIGIILTALLFSYAPVYGDDNGYDGFGSGANEADVAPYTRHSSGRHHHGGGGGGGGGGGGGHGHGGEHIHKGEVLHRHIHEGRVEHIHKHVGHAEHDHKHKGHAGHSHKHSGHAAHDHKHAGHAAHDHKHAGHGEHHHSHHGKAEHGHKHVGSAAHSHKHHGAAEHAHKHVGHGDHSHSHHGKAEHAHKHHGHAEHAHEHAGHAEHSHKHHGSAGHSHKHLGHAQHSHAHGGHADHAHKHEGHAHHDHGHEGKFGHGHEHHGHAGHKHQHSGHAAHGHNHHGKFGHGHEHHGHAGHQHHHSGHAAHGHKHAGHYGHGHKHVVGDHAHEGGGGHGHRYTAAAATATAGYLVKRNDDETKSAAAAAAAAARPAPITASASASTPADEGLGKHHETYSSDPEDPFAIEEYIPKSEVADYGSMG from the exons ATG CTGATAGGAATTATCCTTACAGCGCTATTATTTTCTTACGCACCAGTTTATGGAGACGATAATGG GTACGACGGTTTCGGCAGCGGCGCAAACGAGGCAGACGTAGCTCCTTATACTCGTCACAGCAGCGGTCGTCACCACCATGGCGGCGGCGGTGGAGGCGGAGGTGGGGGCGGGGGCGGTCACGGTCACGGCGGCGAACACATTCACAAAGGCGAAGTTCTGCATAGGCACATACACGAGGGACGCGTGGAACATATTCACAAGCACGTAGGTCACGCCGAACACGACCACAAACACAAAGGACACGCCGGACACAGCCACAAGCACAGCGGCCACGCCGCTCACGATCACAAGCACGCCGGACACGCGGCGCACGATCACAAGCACGCCGGCCACGGCGAGCACCACCATTCGCACCACGGCAAGGCCGAGCACGGCCACAAGCACGTCGGCTCGGCGGCGCACTCGCACAAGCACCACGGAGCGGCCGAGCACGCGCACAAGCACGTCGGCCACGGCGATCATTCGCATTCGCATCACGGCAAGGCCGAGCACGCGCACAAGCACCACGGACACGCCGAGCACGCGCACGAACACGCCGGCCACGCCGAGCACTCGCACAAGCACCACGGCTCGGCCGGCCATTCGCACAAGCATTTGGGCCACGCGCAGCATTCGCACGCGCACGGCGGCCACGCCGACCACGCGCACAAGCACGAGGGCCACGCGCACCACGACCACGGACACGAAGGCAAATTCGGCCACGGACACGAGCACCACGGACACGCCGGCCACAAGCACCAGCATTCCGGGCACGCGGCCCACGGCCACAACCATCACGGCAAATTCGGCCACGGACACGAGCACCACGGACACGCCGGCCACCAGCACCATCACTCCGGACACGCGGCCCACGGTCACAAACACGCCGGCCATTACGGGCACGGCCATAAACACGTAGTCGGCGACCACGCACACGAAGGCGGAGGAGGCCACGGCCATCGCTACactgccgccgccgccaccgccacTGCCGGATATCTGGTCAAAAGAAACGACGACGAAACGAAgagcgccgccgccgccgccgccgccgccgccagaCCAGCGCCCATCACCGCATCCGCATCCGCATCGACCCCCGCTGACGAGGGTCTCGGCAAACATCACGAAACGTATTCCAGCGATCCCGAAGATCCTTTCGCCATTGAGGAATACATACCAAAATCGGAAGTCGCCGACTACGGTTCTATGGGGTAG
- the LOC135843514 gene encoding protein tweety-like → MFVGLLRSAHRKVIIHVPLQIKHLTRTVVKVVEKPVVKQFKHDGEIIHHHRHFGHVEHDHSHNIHGPKSPHEHEHEQQHQMDGENFAKRRTPPPPPPPPLPQVSSAGMTAKLWQPAASAIKQIVGITGKADRLAKNAAFYRASPSPSPSPSTATNYDSEKMLKSPQYRRQHRHHQHHQHHHRRQRHPSRNNRNFHLPPQRPSSSSYVRVLFHSMEQ, encoded by the coding sequence ATGTTTGTTGGTTTGCTGCGCAGTGCGCACCGAAAAGTCATCATTCACGTACCGCTGCAGATCAAGCATTTAACGCGAACGGTCGTCAAAGTAGTAGAAAAGCCGGTAGTCAAACAATTCAAACACGACGGCGAAATAATTCATCACCATCGTCATTTCGGCCACGTCGAGCACGACCACAGTCACAATATTCACGGTCCAAAGTCGCCGCACGAGCACGAGCACGAGCAACAGCATCAAATGGACGGCGAAAATTTCGCGAAGCGTCgtacgccgccgccgccgccgccgccgccgctacCGCAGGTCAGCAGCGCCGGAATGACGGCCAAGCTATGGCAGCCGGCCGCCTCTGCCATCAAACAAATCGTCGGCATCACCGGTAAGGCTGATCGACTGGCCAAAAACGCGGCATTTTACAGGgcgtcgccgtcgccgtcgccgtcgccgtcaACGGCTACCAATTACGACAGCGAGAAAATGCTGAAATCACCGCAATACCGACGGCAACATCGTCATCACCAGCACCACCAGCACCACCACCGCCGTCAACGCCATCCTTCGCGTAATAATCGTAATTTTCATCTACCACCGCAGCGGCCATCGTCGTCCTCGTACGTTCGCGTATTATTTCATTCGATGGAGCAATGA